From Carassius gibelio isolate Cgi1373 ecotype wild population from Czech Republic chromosome B23, carGib1.2-hapl.c, whole genome shotgun sequence, the proteins below share one genomic window:
- the LOC128011395 gene encoding anaphase-promoting complex subunit 10-like, whose protein sequence is MATATKTPPGTDPKQLERTGTVREIGSQAVWSLSSCKPGFGVDQLRDDNLETYWQSDGSQPHLVNIQFRRKTTVKMLCIYADYKSDESYTPSKISVRVGNNFHNLQEIRQLEMVEPSGWIHIPLLDLVNNPIRTFMIQIAVLANHQNGRDTHMRQIKVYTPVEESSIGKFPRCTTVDFMMYRTIR, encoded by the exons ATGGCAACGGCCACTAAGACCCCCCCGGGGACAGATCCCAAGCAGCTGGAGCGCACAGGGACCGTCCGAGAGATCGGATCACAAGCCGTGTGGTCGCTGTCCTCATGCAAGCCAG GGTTCGGAGTCGACCAGCTGAGGGACGATAATCTGGAGACGTACTGGCAGTCTGACGGCTCTCAGCCACATCTAGTGAACATTCAGTTCAG GAGGAAAACAACGGTTAAAATGCTGTGTATTTATGCTGATTATAAATCGGATGAGAGCTACACTCCCAGCAAGATCTCGGTCAGAGTTGGAAATAACTTCCACAACCTGCAGGAGATTCGG CAGCTGGAGATGGTGGAGCCGAGCGGCTGGATTCACATCCCTCTATTGGATCTGGTGAACAATCCCATCAGGACCTTCATGATCCAGATCGCCGTGTTGGCCAACCACCAGAACGGACGGGACACACACATGCGGCAGATCAAAGTCTACACGCCTGTGGAGGAGAGCTCCATCGGAAAATTCCCACGATGCACCACTGTAGACTTCATGATGTATCGCACCATCAGATGA
- the LOC128012156 gene encoding uncharacterized protein LOC128012156, whose amino-acid sequence MQNLVLYHYNKTLISFNILSCCHFSVSDSTVAGGVIILVLFLLMIGFLLGLLYYLRKKTRSYSFDLTRVDVAANDYVDTPLRNDQQGISYEQTNKDLSVCADYVQEDKSEEKTDPKANGSCGEKTEEASTNDNDYQNVPEENSFSSNSSLSPPMKDEDFNLCLNLLGGESDLNDLTEAEATDTTQNENNNNFSNAGQGAAEDIFTEISLDEPN is encoded by the exons ATGCAAAACTTGGTATTGTATCACTACAACAAAACATTAATCAGTTTTAACATATTAAGTTGCTGTCATTTCTCTGTTTCAGATTCAACAGTAGCAGGAG GTGTCATCATTTTGGTCCTCTTCTTGCTCATGATTGGTTTCCTGCTTGGCCTTTTGTATTATTTGAGAAAGAAAACAAGG AGTTACTCATTTGATCTGACTCGTGTGGACGTAGCTGCCAATGATTACGTTGACACCCCGCTCAGAAACGACCAACAAGGCATAAGCTATGAACAAACTAACAAAG atctgtctgtgtgtgcggACTACGTACAAGAGGACAAGTCAGAGGAGAAGACTGATCCCAAAGCAAATGGGTCTTGTGGAGAGAAAACTGAAGAAGCATCCACTAATGACAACG ATTATCAGAATGTTCCAGAAGAAAATAGTTTCTCTTCAAACTCGAGCTTGTCTCCACCAATGAAGGACGAGGATTTTAACCTGTGCCTGAATCTGCTCGGAGGCGAATCTGATTTAAACGATTTGACCGAAGCTGAAGCCACCGATACGACGCAAAACGAAAACAACAATAATTTCAGCAATGCCG GGCAGGGAGCAGCAGAAGATATCTTCACTGAAATCAGTCTAGATGAGCCAAACTAA
- the LOC128011790 gene encoding RING finger protein 150 isoform X1, producing the protein MTLSVIQACRSLALSTWLLSFCFVHPLCLDFTVAEKEEWYTAFVNITYVDPDTAEVRTEKTECGRYGEHSLKRETRGVLAMPVAPQDKNACDPNTRFTPRGHDAWIALISRGNCTYREKIRNAVGKNASAVVIFNVGSSNPNETVTMPDSGSGDVVAIMIPEPKGRELVLLMERNITVLMHITIGTRNLQKYVSRTSVVFVSISFIILMIISLAWLVFYYIQRFRYANARDRNQRRLGDAAKKAISQLQVRSIRKGDEETESDFDNCAVCIEGYKPNDVVRVLPCRHLFHKSCVDPWLVDHRTCPMCKMNILKALGLTSSAECLNEFPLDYEHAVGGVALNAMVMSDDVIGGRDPGVRMVGLPQVLLDSEPLSQDTMPTEQSELQPITSGSSEMSLTTGAGHSDIDTPTDDSKC; encoded by the exons ATGACACTCTCGGTGATCCAGGCGTGTCGTAGTCTGGCCCTGTCCACCTGGCTGCTGTCCTTCTGCTTCGTCCATCCGCTGTGTTTGGACTTCACGGTGGCGGAGAAGGAGGAGTGGTACACGGCGTTCGTCAACATCACGTACGTGGACCCGGACACGGCCGAGGTCCGCACCGAGAAGACGGAGTGCGGCCGTTACGGGGAGCACTCTCTCAAGCGCGAGACCAGAGGCGTGTTAGCGATGCCCGTCGCGCCGCAGGACAAAAACGCGTGCGACCCCAACACCAGGTTCACGCCGCGCGGGCACGACGCGTGGATCGCGCTCATCAGCCGGGGAAACTGCACGTACAGAGAAAAAATCCGAAACGCCGTGGGAAAAAACGCGTCAGCTGTGGTCATATTCAACGTGGGATCCTCGAACCCCAATGAGACCGTCACTATGCCTGATTCAG GCTCCGGTGACGTGGTGGCCATCATGATCCCCGAACCCAAGGGTCGTGAGCTGGTTCTTCTGATGGAGAGGAACATCACTGTTCTCATGCACATCACCATCGGGACACGCAACCTCCAGAAATACGTCAGCCGCACCTCCGTGGTCTTCGTCTCCATCTCCTTCATCATCCTCATGATCATCTCGCTGGCCTGGCTCGTCTTCTACTACATCCAGCGCTTCAGATACGCCAACGCCAGAGACCGCAACCAG aggAGGCTGGGAGACGCAGCCAAAAAAGCCATCAGCCAGTTACAAGTGCGGAGCATCAGGAAAGGAGACGAG GAGACGGAGAGTGATTTCGACAACTGTGCTGTGTGTATCGAGGGTTATAAACCCAATGATGTAGTCCGAGTCTTACCCTGCAG GCATCTGTTTCATAAGAGCTGTGTGGACCCGTGGCTGGTGGACCATCGCACCTGTCCCATGTGTAAAATGAACATCCTCAAAGCCCTCGGCCTCACG TCCAGTGCCGAGTGTCTGAATGAATTTCCTCTGGACTATGAGCACGCCGTGGGGGGCGTGGCTCTCAACGCCATGGTGATGAGTGATGATGTCATCGGGGGGCGTGACCCCGGCGTGAGGATGGTGGGTCTCCCTCAGGTCCTCCTGGACTCTGAGCCGCTGTCCCAGGACACCATGCCAACCGaacaga GTGAGTTACAACCAATAACCAGTGGCAGTTCAGAGATGTCGCTCACCACAGGGGCGGGGCATTCGGACATTGACACGCCCACAGATGACTCAAAGTGCTGA
- the LOC128011790 gene encoding RING finger protein 150 isoform X2 produces the protein MTLSVIQACRSLALSTWLLSFCFVHPLCLDFTVAEKEEWYTAFVNITYVDPDTAEVRTEKTECGRYGEHSLKRETRGVLAMPVAPQDKNACDPNTRFTPRGHDAWIALISRGNCTYREKIRNAVGKNASAVVIFNVGSSNPNETVTMPDSGSGDVVAIMIPEPKGRELVLLMERNITVLMHITIGTRNLQKYVSRTSVVFVSISFIILMIISLAWLVFYYIQRFRYANARDRNQRRLGDAAKKAISQLQVRSIRKGDEETESDFDNCAVCIEGYKPNDVVRVLPCRHLFHKSCVDPWLVDHRTCPMCKMNILKALGLTSSAECLNEFPLDYEHAVGGVALNAMVMSDDVIGGRDPGVRMVGLPQVLLDSEPLSQDTMPTEQSECV, from the exons ATGACACTCTCGGTGATCCAGGCGTGTCGTAGTCTGGCCCTGTCCACCTGGCTGCTGTCCTTCTGCTTCGTCCATCCGCTGTGTTTGGACTTCACGGTGGCGGAGAAGGAGGAGTGGTACACGGCGTTCGTCAACATCACGTACGTGGACCCGGACACGGCCGAGGTCCGCACCGAGAAGACGGAGTGCGGCCGTTACGGGGAGCACTCTCTCAAGCGCGAGACCAGAGGCGTGTTAGCGATGCCCGTCGCGCCGCAGGACAAAAACGCGTGCGACCCCAACACCAGGTTCACGCCGCGCGGGCACGACGCGTGGATCGCGCTCATCAGCCGGGGAAACTGCACGTACAGAGAAAAAATCCGAAACGCCGTGGGAAAAAACGCGTCAGCTGTGGTCATATTCAACGTGGGATCCTCGAACCCCAATGAGACCGTCACTATGCCTGATTCAG GCTCCGGTGACGTGGTGGCCATCATGATCCCCGAACCCAAGGGTCGTGAGCTGGTTCTTCTGATGGAGAGGAACATCACTGTTCTCATGCACATCACCATCGGGACACGCAACCTCCAGAAATACGTCAGCCGCACCTCCGTGGTCTTCGTCTCCATCTCCTTCATCATCCTCATGATCATCTCGCTGGCCTGGCTCGTCTTCTACTACATCCAGCGCTTCAGATACGCCAACGCCAGAGACCGCAACCAG aggAGGCTGGGAGACGCAGCCAAAAAAGCCATCAGCCAGTTACAAGTGCGGAGCATCAGGAAAGGAGACGAG GAGACGGAGAGTGATTTCGACAACTGTGCTGTGTGTATCGAGGGTTATAAACCCAATGATGTAGTCCGAGTCTTACCCTGCAG GCATCTGTTTCATAAGAGCTGTGTGGACCCGTGGCTGGTGGACCATCGCACCTGTCCCATGTGTAAAATGAACATCCTCAAAGCCCTCGGCCTCACG TCCAGTGCCGAGTGTCTGAATGAATTTCCTCTGGACTATGAGCACGCCGTGGGGGGCGTGGCTCTCAACGCCATGGTGATGAGTGATGATGTCATCGGGGGGCGTGACCCCGGCGTGAGGATGGTGGGTCTCCCTCAGGTCCTCCTGGACTCTGAGCCGCTGTCCCAGGACACCATGCCAACCGaacagagtgagtgtgtgtga
- the LOC128011790 gene encoding RING finger protein 150 isoform X3 — protein sequence MTLSVIQACRSLALSTWLLSFCFVHPLCLDFTVAEKEEWYTAFVNITYVDPDTAEVRTEKTECGRYGEHSLKRETRGVLAMPVAPQDKNACDPNTRFTPRGHDAWIALISRGNCTYREKIRNAVGKNASAVVIFNVGSSNPNETVTMPDSGSGDVVAIMIPEPKGRELVLLMERNITVLMHITIGTRNLQKYVSRTSVVFVSISFIILMIISLAWLVFYYIQRFRYANARDRNQRRLGDAAKKAISQLQVRSIRKGDEETESDFDNCAVCIEGYKPNDVVRVLPCRHLFHKSCVDPWLVDHRTCPMCKMNILKALGLTVGAPSLRLCMFLSEREMIPTSSFRQNLWIQCRVSE from the exons ATGACACTCTCGGTGATCCAGGCGTGTCGTAGTCTGGCCCTGTCCACCTGGCTGCTGTCCTTCTGCTTCGTCCATCCGCTGTGTTTGGACTTCACGGTGGCGGAGAAGGAGGAGTGGTACACGGCGTTCGTCAACATCACGTACGTGGACCCGGACACGGCCGAGGTCCGCACCGAGAAGACGGAGTGCGGCCGTTACGGGGAGCACTCTCTCAAGCGCGAGACCAGAGGCGTGTTAGCGATGCCCGTCGCGCCGCAGGACAAAAACGCGTGCGACCCCAACACCAGGTTCACGCCGCGCGGGCACGACGCGTGGATCGCGCTCATCAGCCGGGGAAACTGCACGTACAGAGAAAAAATCCGAAACGCCGTGGGAAAAAACGCGTCAGCTGTGGTCATATTCAACGTGGGATCCTCGAACCCCAATGAGACCGTCACTATGCCTGATTCAG GCTCCGGTGACGTGGTGGCCATCATGATCCCCGAACCCAAGGGTCGTGAGCTGGTTCTTCTGATGGAGAGGAACATCACTGTTCTCATGCACATCACCATCGGGACACGCAACCTCCAGAAATACGTCAGCCGCACCTCCGTGGTCTTCGTCTCCATCTCCTTCATCATCCTCATGATCATCTCGCTGGCCTGGCTCGTCTTCTACTACATCCAGCGCTTCAGATACGCCAACGCCAGAGACCGCAACCAG aggAGGCTGGGAGACGCAGCCAAAAAAGCCATCAGCCAGTTACAAGTGCGGAGCATCAGGAAAGGAGACGAG GAGACGGAGAGTGATTTCGACAACTGTGCTGTGTGTATCGAGGGTTATAAACCCAATGATGTAGTCCGAGTCTTACCCTGCAG GCATCTGTTTCATAAGAGCTGTGTGGACCCGTGGCTGGTGGACCATCGCACCTGTCCCATGTGTAAAATGAACATCCTCAAAGCCCTCGGCCTCACGGTTGGTGCTCCATCTCTCCGTTTGTGCATGTTTCTGAGCGAGAGAGAAATGATTCCAACATCAAGCTTCAGACAGAATCTGTGGA TCCAGTGCCGAGTGTCTGAATGA